Proteins co-encoded in one Salvia splendens isolate huo1 chromosome 4, SspV2, whole genome shotgun sequence genomic window:
- the LOC121798025 gene encoding RNA-dependent RNA polymerase 1-like, which produces MRKTLHVSGFPKLIAAEEVKKFLEDRTSPGAVEALEVRPGKRGSRSYAKVQFTSREYAEDIIHLANIGLYYYQGTSRSYLKAFEQDTNFVNPKAFKHEMDGVTLNFGCQVSKQKFSVLWRAQDVSVKFGAGLKKFHFFLSHRNVEYRLQLSYENIWQIVLHNSIGRTTKLLLIQLYGAPRIHKKLDSIYCFFKDTPDDQWIRTTDFTPSCIGQSSGLCLQIPHSTKLPDFKNNFIYYSVSDTPLVLESGAPFSADSPLVPIVQPPRGVELPYRVLFKICTLVQNGCIPGMKLDREFFHSVNPEMYDIRYIEHALEKLYYLKECCYDPVAWLHEQYRKYQTSEELPKSPTISLDGGLVYIHRVQVTPTKVYFAGPEVNMSNRVLRQFSGHIDNFLRVSFVDEEWDKMYSTDLSPRVATSIGNGRTKLYERVLSTLRNGIRIGDKKFEFLAFSSSQLRENSLWMFAASARNLNADYIRQWMGDFSSIRNVAKYAARLGQSFGSSTETLSVAREEVERIPDVMVVTDGTTYTFSDGIGKISSDFARRVADKCKIRGSVPSAFQIRYGGYKGVVAVDPTSSVKLSLRDSMLKYQSDNTKLDVLSWSKYQPCFMNRQIITLLSTLGVSDRIFLVKQREAVAQLDAILVDPLKAEEALDLMAPGENTNILKEMLKCGYKPDEEPFLSMMLQNFRSAKLLDLRVKARIFVPQARQMMGCMDETGTLEYGQVFVQFSGTGSSGDSTGFKYTITGKVAVAKNPCLHPGDVRVLRAVNVPELSHMVDCVVFPQKGKRPHPNECSGSDLDGDIYFVCWDPQLIPPRQESPMTYNPAPNTQLDHNVTIEEVEEYFTNYIVNDSLGIIANAHTVFADREISMALSSPCVELARLFSVAVDFPKTGIPAEIPPYLRVKEYPDFMDKPDKTTYQSERVIGKLYREVKDIAPHTSSVKSFTIEVAIKSYDSDMEVEGFREYIDEAFEYKTEYDYKLGNLMDYYGIKTEAEILSGAIMKTSKTFDRRKDADAIGAAVRALRNEARSWFKKGSESGDAYAMASAWYHVTYDSSFYGCYNVGMNRRGHYISFPWCVYDKLVQIKRDSLNRQFRRGLRLG; this is translated from the exons ATGAGAAAGACACTTCATGTTTCTGGTTTCCCCAAACTTATTGCTGCTGAAGAAGTGAAAAAGTTCTTGGAGGACCGTACGAGCCCGGGAGCCGTGGAGGCTCTAGAAGTGAGGCCGGGGAAGAGGGGTTCGAGGTCTTATGCAAAAGTCCAGTTTACAAGTAGAGAATATGCTGAGGATATCATACATTTGGCAAATATTGGCCTCTATTATTATCAGGGAACTAGTCGCTCTTATTTAAAGGCTTTTGAACAGGATACCAACTTTGTGAATCCTAAAGCATTTAAACATGAAATGGATGGTGTGACTCTGAATTTTGGGTGTCAGGTGTCTAAACAAAAGTTTTCTGTGCTATGGAGAGCTCAAGATGTTTCTGTTAAATTTGGAGCAGGGCTGAAGAAATTTCACTTCTTTTTGAGCCATCGTAATGTTGAATACAGGCTTCAGCTGTCGTACGAAAATATATGGCAGATTGTGCTGCATAATTCGATTGGTCGAACTACAAAGCTTCTTCTCATACAG TTATATGGAGCTCCTCGGATCCACAAGAAGCTCGATTCAATATATTGTTTTTTCAAGGATACTCCGGATGATCAGTGGATTAGGACTACAGATTTCACTCCATCGTGTATTGGACAATCTTCTGGTCTGTGTCTCCAGATTCCTCACAGCACAAAGCTCCCAGATTTCAAGAACAATTTTATATACTACAGTGTAAGTGACACACCATTGGTTTTAGAAAGTGGAGCCCCTTTCTCTGCAGATTCACCTCTAGTTCCGATTGTACAACCCCCACGTGGCGTTGAGCTACCTTACAGAGTACTATTCAAGATCTGCACGTTGGTGCAAAACGGATGCATTCCTGGAATGAAGCTAGATAGAGAATTTTTCCATAGTGTGAATCCAGAAATGTATGATATTAGATACATAGAGCATGCATTAGAAAAGCTCTACTATCTAAAGGAATGCTGCTATGATCCTGTGGCATGGCTTCACGAGCAATACCGTAAGTACCAAACATCCGAGGAACTACCTAAATCTCCTACCATTAGTTTGGATGGTGGTCTGGTGTATATTCACCGGGTTCAAGTTACTCCAACCAAAGTTTACTTTGCCGGTCCAGAAGTAAACATGTCGAACCGTGTCCTCCGCCAATTTTCTGGCCACATTGACAATTTCCTTCGTGTTTCGTTCGTTGATGAGGAGTGGGATAAGATGTATTCGACTGATCTATCTCCAAGGGTAGCCACCTCTATTGGCAATGGAAGGACAAAACTGTACGAGAGAGTACTTTCTACCTTGAGGAATGGCATAAGAATAGGGGACAAGAAGTTTGAATTTCTTGCATTCTCCTCGAGTCAGTTGAGGGAGAATTCCCTCTGGATGTTTGCTGCTTCAGCTAGAAACCTCAATGCTGATTATATAAGGCAGTGGATGGGTGATTTCAGTTCCATACGGAACGTCGCAAAGTATGCTGCAAGGCTTGGTCAGTCTTTTGGTTCGTCGACAGAAACACTAAGTGTTGCTCGGGAAGAGGTTGAAAGAATCCCTGATGTTATGGTTGTTACAGATGGAACCACATATACGTTTTCTGATGGGATAGGGAAAATATCATCTGATTTTGCTCGAAGGGTTGCTGATAAATGTAAAATCAGAGGTAGTGTTCCATCAGCCTTTCAGATAAGGTATGGTGGCTACAAAGGTGTCGTTGCAGTCGATCCCACTTCATCAGTAAAGCTGTCATTGAGGGATAGTATGCTGAAGTATCAATCAGACAACACGAAGCTAGATGTTCTATCATGGAGCAAGTATCAACCGTGTTTCATGAATCGCCAGATCATCACACTCTTGTCCACCCTCGGAGTGAGTGATCGCATCTTTCTGGTGAAGCAGAGGGAGGCAGTAGCTCAGCTCGATGCTATCTTAGTCGATCCACTAAAAGCTGAGGAAGCATTGGACTTGATGGCTCCCGGAGAAAACACCAACATCTTGAAAGAAATGTTGAAATGCGGCTACAAGCCTGATGAAGAGCCGTTTCTCTCAATGATGCTGCAGAATTTCCGCTCAGCAAAGCTGCTCGATTTACGGGTGAAGGCAAGAATATTCGTCCCACAAGCTCGCCAAATGATGGGATGTATGGACGAAACTGGCACCTTGGAATACGGACAGGTGTTTGTGCAATTTTCAGGCACCGGAAGCAGTGGGGATTCAACTGGCTTCAAGTACACCATTACAGGAAAGGTAGCTGTGGCTAAGAACCCGTGTCTGCACCCGGGCGACGTCCGTGTTCTCAGAGCTGTCAACGTGCCAGAACTAAGCCACATGGTGGACTGTGTCGTCTTCCCACAAAAGGGAAAGAG ACCTCATCCAAATGAGTGCTCTGGGAGTGATTTGGATGGAGACATATACTTCGTGTGTTGGGATCCTCAGTTGATTCCGCCTCGTCAAGAATCTCCGATGACTTATAATCCTGCTCCAAACACACAACTTGATCACAATGTCACCATTGAG GAAGTTGAAGAATACTTCACAAATTACATCGTTAACGACAGTTTGGGGATCATTGCCAATGCACATACTGTCTTTGCTGACAGAGAGATTAGCATGGCATTAAGCAGTCCATGTGTAGAGCTGGCCAGGCTTTTCTCAGTTGCAGTCGACTTTCCCAAGACCGGAATCCCTGCAGAAATCCCTCCTTACCTTCGTGTGAAAGAGTACCCAGATTTTATGGACAAGCCCGACAAGACGACGTACCAATCAGAGCGGGTCATCGGGAAGCTCTACCGCGAGGTGAAGGATATCGCCCCTCACACATCTTCTGTGAAGAGCTTCACCATAGAAGTGGCTATAAAATCTTACGATAGTGACATGGAAGTCGAAGGATTCAGAGAGTACATTGACGAAGCCTTTGAGTACAAGACTGAGTATGATTACAAGCTGGGGAACTTGATGGACTACTATGGCATTAAGACTGAGGCTGAGATACTGAGTGGTGCCATCATGAAGACGTCAAAGACTTTTGATCGGAGGAAAGATGCAGACGCTATTGGGGCAGCCGTGAGGGCCCTTAGGAATGAGGCTAGGTCGTGGTTCAAGAAAGGAAGCGAATCGGGGGATGCCTATGCAATGGCTTCGGCTTGGTATCACGTGACTTATGATTCTTCTTTCTACGGCTGCTACAATGTGGGGATGAATAGGAGGGGTCACTACATCAGCTTTCCATGGTGTGTTTACGACAAGCTTGTCCAGATCAAGAGGGATTCACTTAATAGGCAGTTCAGACGAGGTTTGAGACTGGGATGA
- the LOC121798026 gene encoding uncharacterized protein LOC121798026 isoform X1, which yields MRACRIYNCLQHRGVRRICSSFTLFSRIHEYDPSSKPGLYAILGAINATCISPKPTSCFASITAFRHLHATSSIRNHDGADEASDESNGEVEPIDSWEEEDEAEPEVGDGGDGGGVVLNNCPWGEKALSIAQEVLREFSEEMQLYAFKTSPRGYIYVRLDKLSNEYGCPSMDEIEAFSRQYKKSLDEEIPDDLALEVSSPGADRLLRVPDDLLRFKDMAMIVNYLEDSDTRSPEKEAVYLLDSIETESKCCVWKLADVRENRDPAAKGRPMSRKQRDCMLKLPYDVIKRVKLYIGCYRRQ from the exons ATGAGAGCTTGTAGGATTTACAACTGCTTACAACACAGAGGTGTAAGGAGAATATGTTCTTCATTTACTCTTTTTTCTCGCATTCATGAATATGACCCTTCTTCAAAACCGGGTCTTTATGCCATTCTTGGCGCCATCAATGCTACCTGCATTTCTCCCAAACCCACATCGTGTTTTGCTTCTATCACCGCTTTTCGCCACTTACACGCTACTTCTTCTATTCGTAACCACGACGGTGCTGATG AAGCTTCAGATGAATCTAATGGCGAAGTGGAACCAATTGATTCGTGGGAGGAAGAGGATGAAGCTGAGCCTGAG GTTGGTGATGGAGGTGATGGTGGTGGAGTTGTTCTTAACAATTGCCCTTGGGGTGAGAAAGCATTATCTATAGCTCAAGAAGTTCTTCGGGAGTTTAGTGAAGAGATGCAGCTCTATGCATTCAAAACGTCTCCTCGAGGCTACATCTATGTGAGACTAGATAAACTTTCAAATGA ATACGGGTGTCCCAGCATGGATGAGATTGAGGCATTCAGTCGCCAATATAAGAAATCATTGGATGAAGAAATCCCAGATGATTTAGCTCTTGAA GTATCTAGCCCTGGTGCAGATCGGTTGCTGAGAGTACCGGATGACCTGCTGAGGTTCAAGGATATGGCAATGATAGTCAACTATTTGGAAGATTCAGATACGAGATCCCCAGAAAAGGAAGCAGTGTACCTTCTCGACTCCATTGAAACAGAGTCGAAATGCTGTGTTTGGAAGCTGGCAGACGTGAGGGAGAATCGAGACCCTGCAGCTAAGGGAAGGCCAATGAGCCGCAAACAGAGAGATTGCATGCTAAAACTACCGTACGATGTGATAAAGCGGGTAAAACTTTACATTGGTTGTTATCGAAGGCAGTAA
- the LOC121798029 gene encoding UDP-glucuronic acid decarboxylase 6 produces MANQVSNGSNHVSTKPPPEPSPLRKAKFFQANMRILVTGGAGFIGSHLVDKLMQNEKNEVIVVDNYFTGSKDNLKQWIGHPRFELIRHDVTEPLLVEVDQIYHLACPASPIFYKYNPVKTIKTNVIGTLNMLGLAKRVGARILLTSTSEVYGDPLVHPQTEDYWGNVNPIGVRSCYDEGKRVAETLMFDYHRQHGIEIRIARIFNTYGPRMNIDDGRVVSNFIAQAIRDEPLTVQLPGTQTRSFCYVSDMVDGLIRLMEGNNTGPINIGNPGEFTMTELAETVKEMINPNVKIITVDNTPDDPRQRKPNITKANELLGWEPKIKLRDGIPLMEEDFRKRLEIPRKK; encoded by the exons ATGGCTAATCAAGTATCGAACGGAAGCAACCATGTGTCCACCAAGCCACCTCCCGAGCCTTCGCCTTTGAGAAAAGCCAAATTTTTCCAG GCAAACATGAGAATTTTGGTTACTGGTGGAGCTGGATTCATTGGCTCTCACTTGGTCGACAAGCTGATGCAGAATGAGAAAAACGAA GTAATTGTTGTGGACAACTATTTCACTGGATCGAAGGACAACCTAAAGCAATGGATTGGCCACCCGCGATTTGAGCTTATTCGACATG ATGTCACGGAGCCTTTACTAGTTGAAGTTGATCAGATTTACCATCTCGCCTGCCCAGCTTCCCCGATTTTCTACAAATACAATCCTGTCAAG ACGATAAAGACTAATGTGATTGGAACACTAAACATGTTGGGGCTTGCCAAGCGTGTGGGAGCAAG AATTTTGTTGACCTCGACATCAGAGGTTTATGGTGATCCACTGGTGCACCCTCAGACCGAAGACTATTGGGGCAACGTGAACCCTATAG GTGTTAGAAGTTGTTATGATGAGGGGAAAAGAGTAGCAGAAACTCTAATGTTTGATTATCACAGACAGCATGGAATTG AGATACGGATTGCAAGGATCTTCAACACTTACGGACCCCGAATGAACATTGATGATGGTCGCGTTGTGAGCAATTTCATAGCTCAAGCAATACG TGATGAACCTTTGACAGTTCAGTTACCAGGAACTCAGACAAGAAGCTTTTGTTATGTTTCTGATATG GTCGATGGTCTTATCAGACTGATGGAAGGAAACAACACCGGGCCAATCAACATCGGCAATCCAG GTGAATTCACAATGACTGAGCTCGCGGAGACTGTGAAGGAG ATGATCAATCCGAACGTGAAGATCATAACCGTTGACAACACTCCAGATGATCCTCGCCAGAGGAAGCCTAACATCACGAAGGCCAATGAGCTGTTGGGCTGGGAGCCGAAGATCAAGTTGCGCGATGGCATCCCTCTTATGGAAGAAGATTTCCGCAAGAGGCTTGAAATTCCGAGGAAGAAGTGA
- the LOC121798027 gene encoding serine/threonine-protein kinase dst1-like, whose amino-acid sequence MDFSPKSWRARKPPPPKNSDLYSTVVIHDKDGAASKEAEPEADIYATMLYRDNAAEDEEESLPPLLKRLPKDFGGGGDDIDDSDDDASISGTMIVKTDRRKSSYTGRNTSASSSYSKPRSVAAAPVWERRSPRGGIGSDEEEDEEEKDGDFSTFVVRRRDEDGEKGDDDEGMGTIVRKGGGGGGGGTMRRAVESMQKVGEIGGMGYGRGKKSIGGGGEGVGGTRTHRSGKISSSSITECIAREDPSTKYELLHELGKGSYGAVYKARDLRTSELVAVKVISLSEGEEGYEEIRGEIEMLQQCSHPNVVRYLGSYQGEEFLWIVMEYCGGGSVADLMNVTDEALEEYQIAYICREALKGLSYLHSIFKVHRDIKGGNILLTEQGEVKLGDFGVAAQLTRTMSKRNTFIGTPHWMAPEVIQESRYDGKVDVWALGVSAIEMAEGLPPRAAVHPMRVLFMISIEPAPMLEDKEKWSLVFHDFVAKCLTKEPRLRPTAAEMLKHKFIEKCRSGASAMVPKIEQAKQVRASMALQTQEVPSDRTLLREGPAGDSSEPILNTVPSKRPDGQQASALGINDTVKTGVEGDFGTVIIHDRTATGKTATVPPSTRPEDSGPATGHVGKPPVSGPGDKIKDSRTGTPVVGIPATEQNMEVNSVSQVAVGISLSDPLAASETVSRKALDKLWSIYTAGNTVPIPFLRATDISPIALLSDNVLGGWPGDSSGSIAVEAMHELFSGDTQPKKGRSRQNEVPLPPGVYQRLNSSPTLMNLAQALSYHKMCYEEMPLQEMQAVQEQQTIQNLSDTLRTILRL is encoded by the exons ATGGACTTCTCCCCTAAGTCCTGGCGAGCTCGGAAGCCCCCGCCGCCTAAAAATTCCGACCTTTATTCCACGGTGGTGATCCACGACAAAGACGGCGCCGCATCCAAAGAGGCGGAGCCCGAAGCGGACATCTACGCCACGATGTTGTACAGGGACAACGCcgccgaggacgaggaggaatcGCTGCCTCCTCTATTGAAGCGCCTCCCCAAGGACTTCGGCGGCGGCGGGGACGACATCGACGACTCCGACGACGACGCCTCTATCTCCGGCACGATGATTGTCAAAACCGATCGGAGGAAATCGAGCTACACCGGTAGGAATACCAGTGCCTCATCTTCCTATTCTAAGCCGCGGAGCGTGGCTGCAGCTCCGGTTTGGGAGAGGAGAAGCCCTAGGGGAGGAATTGGGAGCGACGAAgaggaagatgaggaggagaaggatggGGATTTCTCGACGTTTGTGGTGAGGAGGAGAGATGAGGACGGGGAGAAGGGGGATGATGATGAGGGTATGGGGACAATTGTGAGGAAggggggtggtggtggaggcggaggGACGATGCGGAGGGCAGTGGAGAGTATGCAGAAAGTTGGAGAGATTGGAGGGATGGGATATGGGAGGGGGAAGAAGAGCATCGGTGGTGGTGGAGAAGGGGTTGGCGGCACGAGGACTCACAGAAGTGGGAAGATTTCATCAAGCTCGATAACGGAGTGCATTGCCAGAGAGGATCCTTCTACCAAGTATGAGTTGCTCCATGAGCTCG GGAAGGGCTCATATGGGGCAGTCTACAAGGCTCGAGATTTAAGGACCTCAGAATTAGTTGCTGTCAAAGTGATATCATTGTCTGAAGGG GAGGAGGGTTATGAAGAAATTCGTGGTGAAATTGAGATGTTGCAGCAGTGTAGTCATCCTAATGTTGTTCGTTATCTTGGGAGCTATCAAGGAGAAGAGTTTCTCTGG ATAGTAATGGAGTACTGTGGGGGTGGAAGTGTTGCTGACTTAATGAATGTTACCGACGAGGCTCTTGAGGAGTATCAAATAGCATATATTTGTAGAGAAGCTTTGAAG GGTCTATCATATCTGCACTCAATTTTCAAGGTGCATAGAGATATAAAAGGTGGTAATATTTTGTTGACTGAGCAAGGAGAAGTCAAGCTGG GTGACTTTGGAGTGGCTGCACAGTTGACAAGAACTATGTCTAAGCGCAATACG TTCATTGGTACACCACATTGGATGGCCCCTGAAGTTATTCAAGAAAGCCGTTATGATGGAAAG GTTGATGTGTGGGCTCTTGGAGTGTCTGCAATTGAAATGGCCGAG GGACTTCCTCCGAGAGCAGCTGTTCATCCTATGAGA GTATTGTTTATGATTTCAATTGAACCTGCCCCTATGCTTGAAGATAAAGAGAAGTG GTCGCTTGTATTTCATGACTTTGTTGCAAAGTGCCTGACGAAGGAGCCACGACTCCGACCCACAGCAGCTGAAATGCTGAAG CACAAATTCATTGAAAAATGTAGAAGTGGAGCATCAGCAATGGTCCCAAAGATTGAGCAGGCAAAGCAAGTTAGGGCATCAATGGCATTGCAAACACAAGAAGTACCTTCAGACAGGACACTGTTGAGAGAAGGG CCGGCAGGAGATTCAAGTGAACCAATTCTAAATACTGTACCATCAAAACGTCCGGATGGGCAGCAAGCTTCTGCCCTTGGCATAAATGATACAGTAAAAACAGGTGTAGAAG GTGATTTTGGAACTGTAATAATCCATGATAGAACTGCTACTGGAAAAACTGCTACTGTGCCGCCATCTACACGACCAGAAGATTCCGGTCCTGCTACGGGACATGTTGGAAAACCCCCAGTCAGCGGACCTGGTGATAAAATTAAAGACTCTCG GACTGGGACTCCTGTCGTTGGAATCCCGGCAACAGAGCAAAATATGGAAGTAAATAGCGTTTCCCAAGTAGCTGTTGGCATTAGCTTGAGTGATCCTTTAGCTGCTAGTGAAACTGTCAGCAGAAAAGCATTAGACAAG CTTTGGTCCATATACACTGCTGGTAATACAGTACCGATCCCATTCTTAAGGGCAACCGACATATCCCCAATTGCACTCTTATCCGACAACGTGCTTGGGGGATGGCCTGGGGATAGCAGCGGAAGCATAGCTGTGGAGGCAATGCATGAGCTCTTTTCTGGTGACACCCAGCCTAAGAAGGGTAGAAGCAGACAAAATGAG GTACCCCTTCCCCCAGGCGTGTATCAGAGATTGAATTCCAGTCCGACTCTGATGAATCTTGCTCAGGCATTATCATACCACAAAAT GTGCTATGAGGAGATGCCACTTCAAGAAATGCAGGCAGTGCAGGAACAACAGACCATTCAAAACCTCTCTGATACCCTTCGGACTATTCTACGCTTGTAG
- the LOC121798030 gene encoding ubiquinone biosynthesis protein COQ4 homolog, mitochondrial-like: protein MMTGGRVKLKGWQQAAVAVGSAVGALLDPRRADLIAALGETTGKPAFERVLERMKRSPEGRAVLLERPRVISANVGHAWDLPPNTFGAAYAKFMGSRNFSPDDRPPVRFMETEELAYVAARAREVHDFWHTLFDLPTNLIGESALKVIEFEQMLLPMCALSVAGGTARFSHSQRNLFYQHYFPWALRAGVKCTDLMCLYYERHFDEDLEDVRRRWGIIPAPSPPLRAA, encoded by the exons ATGATGACAGGTGGCCGAGTTAAACTGAAGGGATGGCAGCAGGCTGCTGTGGCAGTTGGATCCGCTGTTGGAGCGTTGTTGGATCCACGAAGAGCTGATTTGATAGCTGCTCTTGGGGAGACGACTGGAAAACCTGCATTTGAAAGGGTTCTTGAGAGAATGAAGAGGAGTCCAGAAGGCAGG GCTGTACTACTGGAGCGCCCTCGTGTCATCTCTGCTAACGTAGGGCATGCATGGGACCTTCCACCAAACACATTTGGTGCTGCATATGCTAAGTTTATGGGATCCAGAAATTTCTCTCCTGATGACAGGCCACCTGTCAGGTTCATGGAAACAGAAGAATTAGCGTATGTTGCAGCACGCGCTCGTGAAGTGCACGACTTCTGGCACACCCTGTTTGACCTGCCTACCAATTTGATTGGCGAATCGGCACTAAAGGTCATAGAATTTGAGCAGATGCTTCTCCCCATGTGTGCCCTATCTGTTGCAGGGGGTACTGCTCGATTCAGCCATAGTCAGAGGAATTTGTTCTACCAGCATTACTTCCCTTGGGCTCTCCGGGCAGGCGTGAAATGCACTGATCTGATGTGTCTGTATTATGAGCGCCATTTTGATGAGGACTTGGAAGATGTTCGTCGGAGATGGGGAATCATTCCCGCTCCTTCTCCCCCACTACGTGCAGCTTGA
- the LOC121798026 gene encoding uncharacterized protein LOC121798026 isoform X2, producing the protein MRACRIYNCLQHRGVRRICSSFTLFSRIHEYDPSSKPGLYAILGAINATCISPKPTSCFASITAFRHLHATSSIRNHDGADASDESNGEVEPIDSWEEEDEAEPEVGDGGDGGGVVLNNCPWGEKALSIAQEVLREFSEEMQLYAFKTSPRGYIYVRLDKLSNEYGCPSMDEIEAFSRQYKKSLDEEIPDDLALEVSSPGADRLLRVPDDLLRFKDMAMIVNYLEDSDTRSPEKEAVYLLDSIETESKCCVWKLADVRENRDPAAKGRPMSRKQRDCMLKLPYDVIKRVKLYIGCYRRQ; encoded by the exons ATGAGAGCTTGTAGGATTTACAACTGCTTACAACACAGAGGTGTAAGGAGAATATGTTCTTCATTTACTCTTTTTTCTCGCATTCATGAATATGACCCTTCTTCAAAACCGGGTCTTTATGCCATTCTTGGCGCCATCAATGCTACCTGCATTTCTCCCAAACCCACATCGTGTTTTGCTTCTATCACCGCTTTTCGCCACTTACACGCTACTTCTTCTATTCGTAACCACGACGGTGCTGATG CTTCAGATGAATCTAATGGCGAAGTGGAACCAATTGATTCGTGGGAGGAAGAGGATGAAGCTGAGCCTGAG GTTGGTGATGGAGGTGATGGTGGTGGAGTTGTTCTTAACAATTGCCCTTGGGGTGAGAAAGCATTATCTATAGCTCAAGAAGTTCTTCGGGAGTTTAGTGAAGAGATGCAGCTCTATGCATTCAAAACGTCTCCTCGAGGCTACATCTATGTGAGACTAGATAAACTTTCAAATGA ATACGGGTGTCCCAGCATGGATGAGATTGAGGCATTCAGTCGCCAATATAAGAAATCATTGGATGAAGAAATCCCAGATGATTTAGCTCTTGAA GTATCTAGCCCTGGTGCAGATCGGTTGCTGAGAGTACCGGATGACCTGCTGAGGTTCAAGGATATGGCAATGATAGTCAACTATTTGGAAGATTCAGATACGAGATCCCCAGAAAAGGAAGCAGTGTACCTTCTCGACTCCATTGAAACAGAGTCGAAATGCTGTGTTTGGAAGCTGGCAGACGTGAGGGAGAATCGAGACCCTGCAGCTAAGGGAAGGCCAATGAGCCGCAAACAGAGAGATTGCATGCTAAAACTACCGTACGATGTGATAAAGCGGGTAAAACTTTACATTGGTTGTTATCGAAGGCAGTAA
- the LOC121798032 gene encoding protein SPIRAL1-like 1 has protein sequence MGRGVSSGGGQSSLGYLFGSGEAPKPAAEKAQAAPSESRVASKEPSPKPNAGPQPVDVSKQIPAGIHSSTTNNYVRADGQSTCNFITDRPSTKVHAAPGGGSSLGYLFGGGSSN, from the exons ATGGGTCGTGGAGTTAGCAGTGGTGGAGGGCAGAGCTCGTTGGGCTACTTGTTTGGTAGCGGTGAGGCTCCAAAACCAGCAGCGGAGAAAGCACAAGCTGCACCGAGTGAGAGTAGGGTTGCTAGTAAAGAGCCTTCACCAAAGCCTAATGCCGGTCCTCAGCCAGTAGACGTTAGCAAGCAGATTCCTGCAGGGATTCATAGTAGCACCACGAACAACTATGTTAGAGCAGATGGTCAGAGTACCTGCAATTTTATCACG GATCGACCATCAACTAAGGTTCATGCTGCTCCAGGAGGAGGCTCTTCTTTGGGTTACCTTTTTGGTGGCGGCAGCAGCAACTAA